In the Octadecabacter sp. SW4 genome, one interval contains:
- the ptsP gene encoding phosphoenolpyruvate--protein phosphotransferase yields the protein MPQRVETESRKLLGRLRDAMAKDSAGQARLDEIVRLIAGSMQTEVCSIYLFRDSETLELCATEGLQAEAVHQTRMRLGEGLVGRVARSKRTVNEADAPAAKGFRYMPETGEERFSSFCGVPVQRLGDVLGVLVVQSRDAREFSADEVYALEVVAMVIAEMTELGAFVGDGAALSARHQQPVMIRGTVGQEGAVAGNVYLHEPRVVVTNPISDDPEAETARLRDAIDTLRISVDQMLDQTATVDAEQVEVLQAYRMFANSRSWMRRMEADIDNGLSAEAAVEKEQSLARARMSGSGDAYLRDRLHDLDDLSNRLLRILTGQGKDTGVEMPENPILVARNIGPGELLDYGKTLRGIVLEEGSVGSHAAIVARAWAIPLVIHAKGVLTEALNGDAMLVDGEQGIVHLRPDDAVKAAFQDKIAMQTRAQERYASIRDLPAQAQCGTTIALHMNAGLMADLPSLAGSGAEGVGLFRTELQFLIRNKMPQRAELSALYSRVMDAAGGKRVAFRTLDIGSDKVLTYMKPNDEPNPAMGWRAIRVGLDKPGVLRMQLQALIRAANGRPLAVMFPFIAQMEEFRAARSEMDKAMAREKVLGRPLPEKVEIGAMLETPSLAFAPEIFFEEVDFLSIGGNDLKQFFFAADRENERVRKRYDTLNVSFLSFLEQIIQRCDASDTPLSFCGEDAGRPIEALCFAALGLRVLSMRPASVGPVKHLLRRSDLGEVKAVIDTARARGDQSVRGAISDWLRDQNSGN from the coding sequence ATGCCACAAAGGGTTGAAACCGAAAGCCGCAAGCTGCTGGGACGGCTGCGCGATGCGATGGCCAAGGACAGTGCCGGACAGGCGCGCCTTGATGAAATCGTGCGTCTGATCGCCGGCTCGATGCAGACCGAAGTCTGTTCGATCTATCTGTTCCGCGACAGTGAAACGCTCGAGCTTTGCGCCACCGAGGGTTTGCAGGCCGAAGCCGTCCACCAGACCCGCATGCGCCTTGGCGAAGGGCTTGTGGGCCGTGTCGCGCGGTCAAAACGCACCGTCAACGAGGCAGACGCCCCCGCCGCCAAAGGCTTTCGCTATATGCCCGAAACCGGCGAGGAACGGTTTTCGTCGTTCTGCGGCGTTCCGGTCCAGCGCCTTGGCGATGTGCTGGGCGTCCTGGTCGTGCAATCACGTGATGCGCGCGAGTTTTCCGCCGACGAGGTATATGCCCTCGAGGTCGTGGCAATGGTGATCGCCGAAATGACCGAACTGGGTGCTTTTGTCGGCGATGGCGCGGCCCTCTCGGCGCGTCACCAACAGCCCGTCATGATCCGTGGCACCGTTGGCCAGGAAGGTGCTGTCGCGGGCAACGTCTATCTGCATGAACCCCGTGTTGTCGTGACCAACCCGATTTCCGACGATCCCGAGGCCGAAACCGCGCGCCTGCGCGACGCTATCGACACGCTGCGCATTTCCGTCGATCAAATGCTTGACCAGACGGCCACTGTGGACGCCGAACAGGTCGAAGTGCTGCAAGCCTACCGGATGTTTGCCAATTCGCGCAGCTGGATGCGCCGGATGGAAGCGGATATCGACAACGGCTTGTCCGCCGAAGCGGCCGTGGAAAAGGAACAATCGCTGGCGCGCGCACGCATGAGCGGGTCCGGCGATGCCTATCTGCGCGACCGCCTGCACGATCTTGACGATCTCTCTAACCGGCTGCTGCGCATCCTGACCGGCCAGGGCAAGGACACGGGCGTGGAAATGCCTGAAAACCCTATCCTTGTTGCACGCAATATCGGCCCCGGTGAATTGCTCGATTATGGAAAAACACTGCGCGGGATCGTGCTTGAGGAAGGGTCAGTTGGCAGCCACGCGGCAATTGTTGCACGTGCTTGGGCGATCCCACTGGTGATCCACGCCAAGGGCGTCTTGACCGAAGCCCTGAACGGCGATGCGATGCTGGTCGATGGCGAACAGGGGATCGTGCACCTGCGCCCCGACGATGCCGTCAAGGCCGCCTTCCAAGACAAGATCGCGATGCAGACCCGCGCGCAGGAACGCTATGCCTCCATCCGCGACCTGCCCGCGCAGGCCCAATGCGGCACGACAATCGCCCTGCACATGAACGCGGGGCTGATGGCCGACCTGCCCTCGCTTGCGGGGTCTGGGGCCGAAGGTGTCGGGCTGTTTCGCACCGAGTTGCAGTTCCTGATCCGCAACAAGATGCCCCAACGGGCTGAATTGTCAGCGCTTTATTCACGGGTGATGGATGCCGCGGGCGGCAAACGTGTGGCGTTTCGCACCCTCGATATCGGGTCCGACAAGGTTCTGACCTATATGAAACCCAACGACGAACCTAACCCGGCGATGGGTTGGCGGGCGATCCGGGTGGGTCTTGATAAGCCGGGCGTGTTGCGGATGCAGTTGCAAGCACTGATCCGTGCCGCCAACGGGCGTCCATTGGCGGTGATGTTCCCGTTCATCGCCCAGATGGAAGAATTCCGCGCCGCACGCAGTGAAATGGACAAGGCAATGGCGCGTGAAAAGGTCCTGGGCCGCCCCCTGCCGGAAAAAGTCGAAATCGGCGCGATGCTGGAAACGCCCAGCCTGGCCTTTGCCCCCGAGATTTTCTTTGAGGAGGTCGATTTTCTGTCGATTGGTGGCAACGACCTCAAACAGTTCTTTTTTGCGGCGGACCGCGAAAACGAAAGGGTGCGCAAGCGCTATGACACGCTGAACGTCAGCTTTCTAAGCTTCCTTGAACAGATCATTCAGCGCTGCGATGCCTCGGATACCCCGCTGAGCTTTTGCGGAGAAGACGCGGGCCGCCCGATTGAGGCGCTGTGTTTCGCGGCCCTTGGTTTGCGGGTGCTGTCGATGCGTCCGGCTTCCGTCGGGCCGGTCAAACACCTGCTGCGCCGCAGTGATCTGGGCGAGGTCAAAGCCGTAATCGACACGGCCCGGGCGCGCGGTGATCAATCCGTGCGCGGCGCGATCTCGGACTGGCTGCGCGATCAGAACTCAGGCAACTAG
- a CDS encoding serine hydroxymethyltransferase, giving the protein MTIARRAWVPEHSETLVQGIARQTAGAASGDILTRIDNLAARNRAIHERECFNLNPATNVMNPRAEALLASGIGSRPSLGYPGDKYEMGLEAIEEIEVIAAELAAEVFQADYAEIRVPSGAIANLYGFMATCKAGDTIIAPPASIGGHVTHHAAGCAGLFGLRSLDAPVNADGYTIDVNALRDLAKRERPKLITVGGSLNLFEHPVRAVRDIADEVGAKIMFDAAHQCGIIAGRAWSNPLAEGAHFMTMSTYKSLGGPAGGLIVSNDAEMTQRLDAIAFPGMTANFDAAKSAALAVTMLDWRDHGQAYARVMIDMAVALAQALDGRGVPVFGGAMGFTASHQFALRAAPFGGGQAASKKLRKAGFLACGIGLPIDAVAGDMNGLRFGTPELVRWGMTAADAPRLADLIARALASNDPAALLPEVSDWRASFDRLHFVT; this is encoded by the coding sequence ATGACCATCGCGCGCAGGGCCTGGGTGCCGGAACATAGCGAAACGCTTGTGCAGGGAATTGCCAGGCAGACGGCGGGGGCTGCGTCGGGCGATATCCTGACCCGGATTGACAATCTGGCCGCGCGCAACCGCGCCATCCACGAGCGCGAGTGTTTCAACCTCAACCCTGCTACCAACGTGATGAACCCGCGTGCCGAGGCCTTGCTGGCGTCTGGTATCGGCTCGCGCCCCTCGCTGGGCTATCCGGGCGACAAATACGAAATGGGACTTGAGGCAATCGAGGAAATCGAGGTGATCGCCGCCGAACTGGCCGCCGAGGTGTTTCAGGCGGATTATGCCGAAATCAGGGTGCCTTCGGGTGCGATTGCCAATCTTTACGGCTTTATGGCCACCTGCAAGGCGGGCGATACCATCATCGCGCCACCGGCCAGTATCGGCGGGCATGTGACCCATCATGCCGCAGGTTGCGCGGGGCTTTTCGGGCTGCGCAGCCTGGACGCGCCCGTCAATGCGGATGGATATACCATTGATGTGAACGCCCTGCGCGATCTGGCGAAACGCGAACGCCCCAAGCTGATCACTGTAGGCGGCAGCCTGAACCTTTTTGAACATCCCGTTCGCGCCGTGCGCGACATCGCCGACGAGGTGGGCGCCAAGATCATGTTCGACGCCGCCCACCAATGCGGGATCATCGCCGGGCGCGCCTGGTCAAATCCGCTGGCCGAGGGCGCGCATTTCATGACCATGTCTACCTACAAAAGCCTTGGTGGGCCTGCGGGCGGGTTGATTGTGTCGAATGACGCCGAGATGACGCAGCGCCTTGATGCAATTGCCTTTCCGGGGATGACGGCCAATTTTGATGCGGCCAAATCTGCGGCTTTGGCGGTCACGATGCTGGATTGGCGCGACCACGGACAAGCCTATGCGCGGGTGATGATCGACATGGCGGTGGCGCTTGCCCAGGCGCTGGACGGGCGGGGCGTTCCGGTATTTGGCGGCGCGATGGGGTTCACTGCGTCGCACCAGTTTGCGCTGCGCGCGGCCCCCTTCGGGGGCGGTCAGGCGGCGTCGAAAAAGCTGCGCAAGGCGGGGTTTCTGGCCTGCGGGATCGGCCTGCCGATTGATGCGGTAGCGGGTGATATGAACGGGCTGCGCTTTGGCACGCCTGAATTGGTGCGCTGGGGCATGACGGCCGCAGATGCACCGCGCCTTGCAGATCTGATCGCGCGCGCGCTGGCCAGTAATGACCCCGCCGCGCTGCTTCCTGAGGTGTCAGACTGGCGGGCCAGTTTCGACAGGCTGCATTTTGTAACCTAA
- a CDS encoding group III truncated hemoglobin, with amino-acid sequence MTLPPRIAVSEAQIDAVVTRFYARVRADATLGPVFAAHITDWPTHEEKIGRFWRNALLLQQVYDGNPMQVHAQAGNVRTAHFPVWLALFDQVLTAELPPLLARGWSARAHRIGRGLSYGLPQQQADDVPRFGGV; translated from the coding sequence ATGACCCTGCCGCCGCGCATTGCCGTCAGCGAGGCGCAGATTGATGCGGTCGTGACGCGGTTTTACGCGCGCGTGCGGGCCGATGCGACCCTTGGCCCCGTCTTTGCGGCGCATATCACCGATTGGCCGACCCACGAGGAAAAGATCGGCCGGTTTTGGCGTAACGCATTGTTGTTGCAGCAGGTTTATGACGGCAACCCGATGCAGGTCCACGCGCAGGCCGGCAATGTCCGCACGGCGCATTTCCCCGTCTGGCTGGCGCTGTTTGATCAGGTTTTGACCGCAGAACTGCCGCCCTTGTTGGCGCGGGGTTGGTCAGCGCGGGCGCATAGGATCGGACGGGGATTGAGCTATGGATTGCCGCAGCAACAGGCGGATGACGTGCCGCGGTTCGGCGGGGTTTAG
- a CDS encoding aspartate kinase, translating into MPVLVMKFGGTSVATVDRIHRAAKRVGVEVAKGYDVIVIVSAMSGETNKLVGFVNDTSPLYDAREYDAVVSSGENVTAGLMALTLQEMDVPARSWQGWQVPVKTTSAHSNARIEDIPTDNIMAKFGEGMRVAVVAGFQGVSPEGRITTLGRGGSDTTAVAFAAAFNAERCDIYTDVDGVYTTDPRITSKARKLDKIAFEEMLELASLGAKVLQTRSVELAMRFKVRLRVLSSFEEQSDEAGTLVCDEEEIMESNVVAGVAYSRDEAKMTLISVADRPGIAAAIFMPLSEAGVNVDMIVQNISEEGRTDMTFSCPVDQVKRAEKAMNAAKESGSINFHDLVADEGVAKVSVVGIGMRSHTGVAAKMFEVLSKEGVNIKVITTSEIKISVLIDRKYMELAVQALHDAFELEKA; encoded by the coding sequence ATGCCCGTTCTTGTAATGAAATTCGGCGGCACATCTGTTGCCACGGTTGATCGTATCCACCGCGCAGCCAAGCGTGTGGGCGTTGAAGTGGCCAAGGGCTACGACGTGATCGTCATTGTCTCTGCCATGTCGGGCGAAACCAACAAGCTGGTTGGCTTTGTCAACGATACCTCGCCACTTTATGACGCCCGTGAATATGACGCGGTGGTCAGCAGCGGTGAAAACGTCACCGCCGGACTTATGGCCCTGACCTTGCAGGAAATGGACGTGCCCGCGCGCAGCTGGCAGGGCTGGCAGGTGCCGGTCAAGACCACCAGCGCCCACTCCAACGCCCGGATCGAGGACATCCCGACCGACAATATCATGGCCAAGTTCGGCGAAGGTATGCGCGTGGCGGTGGTTGCCGGTTTCCAGGGCGTCAGCCCCGAAGGGCGCATCACAACGCTGGGCCGTGGCGGGTCAGACACCACCGCTGTCGCCTTTGCCGCTGCATTCAACGCAGAGCGCTGCGATATCTACACGGATGTCGACGGCGTTTACACCACCGATCCGCGCATCACGTCAAAGGCCCGCAAGCTGGACAAGATCGCGTTCGAGGAAATGCTGGAACTTGCGTCCTTGGGCGCGAAAGTGTTGCAAACACGGTCAGTGGAACTGGCCATGCGCTTCAAGGTGCGCCTGCGGGTGCTGTCATCATTCGAAGAACAATCCGACGAGGCCGGCACTCTCGTCTGTGACGAGGAGGAAATCATGGAATCCAACGTAGTGGCCGGTGTGGCCTATTCCCGCGACGAAGCGAAAATGACACTGATTTCGGTGGCCGACCGCCCCGGCATCGCCGCCGCGATCTTCATGCCCCTGTCAGAGGCAGGGGTGAACGTCGATATGATCGTCCAGAACATTTCCGAAGAAGGGCGCACGGACATGACGTTTTCCTGCCCCGTCGATCAGGTGAAACGCGCCGAAAAGGCGATGAATGCAGCCAAGGAAAGCGGCAGCATCAACTTTCACGATCTGGTCGCCGACGAAGGCGTGGCCAAGGTCTCGGTCGTCGGCATCGGCATGCGCAGCCACACTGGTGTCGCCGCCAAGATGTTCGAAGTCCTGTCCAAAGAGGGCGTGAACATCAAGGTCATCACCACATCCGAGATCAAGATTTCGGTGCTGATCGACCGCAAATATATGGAACTGGCCGTGCAGGCCCTGCATGACGCGTTCGAGTTGGAGAAGGCTTAG
- a CDS encoding SDR family NAD(P)-dependent oxidoreductase, with translation MTTLITGANRGIGRALLDQSRAAGEQSFGTARTVSDDLLQLDVTDAASLATLAQTLRDRPIDLLVCNAGVYLDKGDALDHGYGADKWADTFATNVTGVFMTIQTLLRNLRAAQNARIAIISSQMASDTHAPGGSYIYRASKAAALNLGRNLASDLKPEGIAVGIYHPGWVQTDMGGAGAAITVDEAAAGLLERFATLNTATTGCFETWNGRAHAF, from the coding sequence ATGACAACCCTGATTACCGGTGCGAACCGTGGCATTGGCCGCGCCTTGCTGGACCAATCCCGCGCCGCTGGCGAACAGAGCTTTGGCACTGCGCGCACGGTGTCCGATGATCTGTTGCAACTGGACGTAACCGATGCGGCATCGCTGGCCACCTTGGCGCAGACCTTGCGCGACCGCCCGATCGACCTGCTGGTATGCAACGCCGGTGTTTATCTGGACAAAGGTGATGCGCTGGACCACGGCTATGGCGCCGACAAATGGGCCGATACATTCGCGACCAATGTTACCGGTGTTTTCATGACGATCCAGACGTTGCTGCGCAACCTGCGCGCGGCACAAAATGCCCGCATTGCGATCATTTCCAGCCAGATGGCATCGGACACCCATGCCCCCGGCGGCAGCTATATCTACCGCGCCTCCAAGGCCGCCGCGCTGAACCTCGGGCGCAATCTGGCCAGCGATCTCAAGCCCGAAGGCATCGCCGTGGGCATCTATCACCCCGGTTGGGTGCAAACCGATATGGGCGGCGCAGGGGCCGCGATCACCGTGGACGAGGCCGCAGCAGGGCTTCTTGAACGCTTTGCCACCCTGAACACCGCCACCACAGGGTGTTTTGAAACATGGAACGGGCGCGCGCACGCCTTTTGA
- a CDS encoding Rrf2 family transcriptional regulator: MHLDKFTDYALRILMTLAVRAPERVATSDIAALFDLSDNHLSKVATELAHAGFVQSERGRGGGLTLAHSPDQISIGAVVRAVKRNGPVVECFGTTSTCLILPACGLRDPLAQAQEAFFATLDGYTLADVTSARRALSDLLTP, translated from the coding sequence ATGCATCTAGATAAATTCACCGACTACGCCCTGCGCATCCTGATGACCCTTGCGGTGCGCGCGCCTGAACGGGTCGCCACATCGGATATCGCGGCGTTGTTTGATCTGTCCGACAACCACCTGTCCAAGGTCGCCACGGAACTGGCGCATGCGGGTTTCGTGCAGTCCGAACGCGGGCGCGGCGGCGGCTTGACGCTGGCCCATTCGCCCGACCAGATCAGCATCGGTGCGGTCGTGCGCGCCGTAAAACGCAATGGCCCGGTGGTGGAATGTTTCGGCACGACATCAACCTGCCTGATTCTGCCCGCCTGCGGGCTGCGCGACCCGTTGGCACAGGCGCAAGAGGCGTTTTTTGCAACGCTTGATGGCTATACGCTGGCTGATGTGACATCGGCGCGGCGCGCGCTTTCAGACCTTCTGACACCATAA
- a CDS encoding GNAT family N-acetyltransferase → MEIAIETDDDWWEVEALFDLSFAPGREALSSYRLRDGVPPVADLCLVAREYGIVGGAIRNWPVRVGGKPVLLLGPVAVHPTRQGEGLGGYLMQAAIEKARKLGWKRVMLVGDAPYYARFGFVRLSGVIMPPPTNPDRVLGLELESGAWDGVGGAVARFND, encoded by the coding sequence ATGGAAATCGCAATCGAAACCGATGATGACTGGTGGGAAGTCGAAGCGCTGTTCGACCTCAGCTTTGCGCCCGGGCGCGAGGCCCTGTCGTCATACCGGTTGCGTGATGGTGTGCCACCCGTGGCTGACCTTTGCCTTGTGGCGCGCGAATACGGCATTGTTGGCGGCGCGATCCGCAACTGGCCTGTGCGGGTGGGGGGCAAACCTGTGCTGTTGCTTGGCCCCGTTGCCGTTCACCCGACACGTCAGGGAGAAGGGTTGGGTGGCTACCTTATGCAGGCCGCAATCGAAAAAGCCCGCAAACTGGGCTGGAAACGGGTGATGCTGGTTGGGGATGCGCCCTATTACGCGCGATTCGGCTTTGTGCGACTGTCCGGCGTGATCATGCCGCCGCCGACCAACCCTGATCGGGTGCTTGGGCTGGAGCTTGAAAGCGGTGCGTGGGATGGGGTCGGCGGCGCGGTTGCGCGCTTTAACGATTGA
- a CDS encoding LysR family transcriptional regulator — MSVSPMRPKGPPLNALRAFEAAARLGSFSAAAEELCVTAGAVSQQIKTLEDWAQVALFQRHAQGVSLTAAGKALVPTLGAAFDALGHAVRDLRHTARHRTLHIAAMPSVAQLWLSPRLRAIRAALPDVQISVTVTETPPNLARELFDASLFIRDQTGAQGKVIVENDTIFPVCAPALAAQICTPQDLMRQTLLHDQSWAGDWPLWGNAAGLTGTQLSGGPQFSLYAIAFDEAKAGAGVLMGHASLVQHALDDGSLCQPFPQTVATGKALVLETPPARHPATTTRRLIDVLTA; from the coding sequence ATGTCCGTCTCACCCATGCGCCCGAAGGGACCGCCGCTCAATGCCCTGCGCGCCTTCGAGGCTGCCGCCCGGCTTGGCAGTTTCAGCGCCGCCGCCGAAGAGCTTTGCGTGACAGCCGGTGCCGTGTCGCAACAGATCAAAACGCTCGAGGATTGGGCGCAGGTCGCCCTGTTTCAACGCCACGCGCAGGGGGTGTCGCTGACGGCGGCCGGCAAGGCATTGGTCCCGACCCTTGGCGCTGCCTTTGACGCATTGGGACACGCCGTGCGCGATCTGCGCCATACCGCCCGCCACCGGACCCTGCATATCGCCGCCATGCCGAGCGTTGCGCAACTGTGGCTGTCGCCACGGCTGCGCGCCATCCGTGCGGCCCTGCCCGATGTGCAAATCTCGGTCACGGTGACGGAAACGCCGCCCAACCTCGCGCGCGAATTATTCGACGCCAGCCTGTTCATTCGCGACCAGACCGGCGCACAGGGCAAAGTCATTGTGGAAAATGACACCATCTTTCCGGTCTGCGCCCCCGCACTTGCTGCGCAAATCTGCACACCGCAAGATCTGATGCGCCAGACCTTGCTGCATGATCAAAGCTGGGCCGGGGATTGGCCGCTTTGGGGCAATGCTGCGGGCCTGACAGGCACGCAACTGTCGGGCGGCCCACAGTTTTCACTTTACGCGATCGCATTTGACGAAGCAAAGGCGGGCGCGGGTGTGTTGATGGGCCACGCAAGCCTTGTGCAACACGCGCTGGATGATGGCAGCCTGTGCCAGCCGTTCCCACAGACAGTTGCGACCGGCAAGGCGCTGGTGCTTGAAACGCCGCCGGCGCGCCATCCAGCCACGACAACGCGCCGCCTGATCGACGTTCTGACAGCCTGA
- a CDS encoding EcsC family protein has product MDNDLPEMKLVNPEPALAPLDEIARARVAALAARQYRANGVIMQVVNFVGGQVDDGLKLLPAKTRQQVEGAAKHALRYAYDIAGHTRGGIGEKLVGSDRAHRALATASGALGGFGGLPTALAELPVATTVIFRAVQGVAQAHGEDPMAEETRLECLRVFGSGGPGDQDDGIDTAFIGARLALSGAAVNGLIARIAPRFAAILSQKLATQAVPILGAAAGAGTNYAFMTYYTEMAHVHFGLRALAREHGADAVLTAFHADLVAQKLPVRRA; this is encoded by the coding sequence ATGGACAACGATCTGCCCGAGATGAAACTGGTCAACCCCGAACCGGCCTTGGCCCCGCTGGATGAGATCGCGCGGGCCCGTGTCGCGGCCCTTGCTGCGCGCCAATACCGCGCCAATGGCGTGATCATGCAGGTGGTCAACTTTGTTGGTGGACAGGTCGACGACGGGCTGAAACTGCTGCCCGCCAAGACCCGTCAGCAGGTTGAGGGGGCCGCAAAACACGCACTGCGCTACGCATATGATATTGCCGGGCACACGCGCGGCGGGATCGGCGAGAAGTTGGTCGGCAGCGACCGCGCTCATCGCGCCCTGGCGACGGCTTCGGGTGCTTTGGGCGGCTTTGGCGGTTTGCCGACGGCTCTGGCGGAACTGCCCGTCGCGACCACCGTGATTTTTCGCGCCGTGCAGGGCGTTGCACAGGCCCACGGCGAAGACCCGATGGCAGAGGAGACCCGCCTGGAATGCCTACGCGTTTTCGGGTCGGGCGGCCCGGGCGATCAGGATGATGGTATCGACACCGCCTTTATCGGCGCGCGTCTGGCGCTGTCTGGGGCGGCTGTGAACGGGCTGATCGCCCGTATCGCCCCGCGCTTTGCCGCCATACTGTCACAAAAGCTGGCCACGCAGGCCGTGCCGATCCTTGGCGCGGCGGCGGGGGCGGGCACAAATTACGCTTTCATGACCTATTACACGGAAATGGCGCATGTGCATTTCGGGCTGCGTGCCCTGGCGCGTGAACACGGTGCTGATGCAGTTTTGACCGCCTTTCACGCGGATCTGGTGGCGCAAAAACTGCCGGTCAGACGCGCCTAG
- a CDS encoding flavin reductase family protein, with product MFYEPDQGHGLPHNPFSAIVAPRPIGWISTRAADGSDNLAPYSFFNAVAYEPPQVMFASTSAKADRGDTKDSVANIRETGVFALNIVEYALREAMNRTSGPWLRGVDEFADAGLEKGTCRTIDCAYVAAAPAVLECKLTQIVQLDGAANFVVFGEVTGVHLRDNCIVDGVFDVTRFSPLARLGYTDYAAVHEVFSMARPEAD from the coding sequence ATGTTTTATGAACCAGATCAGGGCCACGGATTGCCTCATAATCCGTTCAGTGCCATCGTCGCGCCCCGCCCGATTGGCTGGATTTCGACGCGCGCGGCGGATGGCAGCGACAACCTTGCGCCCTATTCGTTCTTCAACGCGGTGGCCTATGAACCGCCGCAGGTGATGTTTGCCTCCACCAGCGCCAAGGCGGATCGTGGCGATACAAAAGACAGCGTGGCCAACATCCGTGAAACAGGCGTTTTCGCCCTCAATATCGTCGAATACGCCCTGCGCGAGGCGATGAACCGCACCAGCGGGCCGTGGCTGCGCGGGGTTGACGAATTTGCCGACGCGGGTCTGGAAAAGGGTACCTGCCGCACGATTGACTGCGCCTATGTCGCCGCCGCGCCCGCCGTTCTGGAATGCAAACTAACCCAGATCGTGCAGTTGGACGGTGCCGCCAATTTCGTCGTCTTCGGAGAGGTCACAGGCGTTCATCTGCGCGACAACTGCATCGTTGACGGGGTCTTTGACGTGACGCGGTTCAGCCCTCTCGCCCGCCTTGGCTATACCGATTATGCTGCCGTGCACGAGGTTTTCAGCATGGCCCGCCCCGAGGCAGATTAG